The Thermoproteota archaeon genome includes a window with the following:
- a CDS encoding (Fe-S)-binding protein, translating into MIEGIEKAIDTVLSDLDSVTLHFLESCVSCGICAPFCPYTIAGPIYEPADKAEEMRYIYRKKMTIAGKVLGPLVGAKYPKDEKDLDRMINMAYRCVNCRYCYQTCAFGIYSGKLVIMLRRILDKVGRTPSTLKYLQSIELSDSVLINDKVREKWEGILKEAKEAIGKDLPLDKQGAEIVYLPWLVEALLTPEVIVSTIKILDMVGENWTMPSEPLGFEPPMGVIVGDRESERKVFRRINSYMAKVSGKKALISHGGTPYMEMRFEMPFVMNERPSYDVIHVTEYLADLYEKGKIRIRREENGKVTWHDPCKLARGSGVVEQPRILVKASTSNYEDLPRGTGMYSHCCGGGTGIALITCDGRKLVEEFTGEKIKPAEWEERFCPPLEEDYKKAIKQKVDEISEINANIVVTGCSTCIYNINKGATLYDRDFQAVHIVQYLLDKIEVT; encoded by the coding sequence ATGATAGAGGGAATTGAGAAGGCCATTGATACTGTGCTCTCCGATCTGGACTCGGTCACGTTACACTTCTTGGAGTCATGTGTCTCCTGCGGCATCTGCGCACCGTTCTGTCCCTACACAATAGCTGGCCCGATTTATGAGCCAGCGGACAAGGCGGAGGAGATGAGGTATATATACAGGAAGAAGATGACGATAGCTGGCAAGGTCCTAGGTCCTCTAGTGGGGGCTAAGTACCCCAAAGACGAGAAGGACTTGGATAGAATGATTAACATGGCCTACAGATGCGTCAACTGCAGGTACTGCTACCAGACCTGCGCCTTCGGGATATACAGCGGCAAACTGGTCATAATGCTGAGGAGGATCCTTGACAAGGTGGGCAGGACCCCCTCAACCCTCAAGTACCTCCAGTCCATCGAGCTCTCTGATAGTGTACTGATCAATGATAAGGTCAGAGAGAAGTGGGAGGGAATATTGAAGGAGGCTAAGGAGGCGATAGGAAAGGATCTTCCCCTCGATAAGCAGGGGGCTGAGATAGTCTATCTCCCGTGGCTCGTGGAGGCTTTACTCACCCCTGAAGTGATAGTTTCCACGATAAAAATCTTGGACATGGTCGGCGAGAACTGGACCATGCCCTCCGAGCCCCTCGGATTCGAACCCCCGATGGGCGTGATCGTAGGGGACAGGGAGTCCGAGAGGAAGGTGTTCAGGAGGATCAACTCCTACATGGCTAAGGTGAGTGGGAAGAAGGCGCTCATATCACATGGTGGGACGCCGTACATGGAAATGAGGTTCGAAATGCCCTTCGTGATGAATGAGAGGCCTTCTTACGATGTGATCCATGTGACCGAGTACCTAGCTGACCTGTACGAGAAGGGGAAGATCAGGATAAGAAGGGAGGAGAACGGAAAGGTGACGTGGCACGATCCTTGCAAGCTGGCTAGGGGAAGTGGTGTGGTAGAGCAGCCTAGGATATTGGTCAAGGCGTCCACCTCGAACTACGAGGACCTGCCCCGTGGCACGGGAATGTACTCACACTGCTGTGGAGGTGGCACGGGCATCGCCCTCATAACTTGCGATGGTAGGAAGCTGGTGGAAGAGTTCACAGGGGAGAAGATAAAACCGGCTGAATGGGAGGAGAGATTCTGTCCTCCACTTGAGGAGGACTACAAGAAGGCCATAAAGCAGAAGGTAGACGAGATCTCCGAGATAAACGCCAACATCGTGGTTACCGGGTGCTCGACCTGCATATACAACATAAACAAGGGAGCGACCCTTTACGACAGGGACTTCCAGGCCGTTCACATCGTTCAGTACCTCCTAGATAAAATCGAGGTGACCTGA
- a CDS encoding hydrogenase maturation protease encodes MLGGSAEESGEANKGARILILGIGNRLLTDEGVGSCFAEALSTFDLPKWIEVVDGGLGGLNLIDYMEGKEILFLVDALDPRDGEPGEVRLFKVNPKAVEPTEAVRMLVEAGSHGVVPELLVAAADAMGYLPEESYVLGIVPCLIDLGEGITVPAARGCLKALHILRETLLGRDFHLPVDDHRFKERLREICPEINC; translated from the coding sequence GTGCTCGGAGGATCTGCAGAGGAGTCTGGAGAAGCTAATAAGGGAGCTAGGATTCTAATCTTGGGAATAGGGAACAGGCTCCTCACCGATGAAGGCGTGGGATCCTGCTTCGCCGAGGCTCTATCTACCTTCGATCTCCCCAAGTGGATAGAGGTGGTCGACGGGGGCTTGGGGGGGCTAAATTTGATAGACTACATGGAGGGGAAGGAGATCCTCTTCTTAGTAGATGCCCTCGACCCACGAGATGGAGAACCGGGTGAGGTGAGGCTCTTTAAAGTGAATCCCAAGGCAGTCGAGCCGACTGAAGCGGTTAGAATGCTGGTTGAGGCTGGGAGCCACGGAGTAGTTCCGGAGCTGCTCGTGGCAGCTGCAGATGCCATGGGCTACCTTCCCGAGGAGTCGTATGTGCTCGGAATAGTACCCTGCCTCATCGATCTGGGGGAGGGGATAACCGTACCAGCGGCCCGAGGTTGTTTAAAAGCCCTCCACATACTCAGGGAAACGCTCCTCGGTAGGGATTTCCATCTCCCGGTTGACGATCACCGTTTTAAGGAAAGGTTAAGGGAGATATGTCCTGAGATCAACTGTTGA
- a CDS encoding hydrogenase/urease maturation nickel metallochaperone HypA, protein MHEWSLADAVVRSLLGFMASEGLSSIKEVEVTWGEILELDTGIFEQAFYELSKGTPLEGAKLVLMEEKAYFRCNSCGAEWDFKTADEILSREFEILEEPAGVKESPLHFLPDLARTLLKCPKCGSRDFDLISGKDLRVSKVVA, encoded by the coding sequence ATGCACGAGTGGTCGCTGGCGGATGCCGTCGTCAGATCGCTCTTGGGATTTATGGCCTCGGAGGGACTGAGCTCGATTAAGGAGGTAGAGGTCACCTGGGGGGAGATATTGGAGCTCGATACCGGTATATTCGAGCAGGCCTTCTACGAGTTATCCAAGGGGACTCCGCTGGAGGGAGCGAAACTGGTTCTCATGGAGGAAAAGGCGTACTTCAGGTGCAACTCCTGCGGTGCGGAGTGGGACTTCAAGACCGCTGACGAAATACTCTCGAGGGAGTTCGAGATATTGGAGGAACCGGCAGGTGTGAAGGAAAGCCCGCTTCACTTTCTTCCGGATCTGGCTAGGACTCTTCTAAAGTGCCCCAAGTGCGGCAGCAGGGATTTCGACCTGATCAGCGGCAAGGACCTTAGGGTGTCCAAGGTGGTGGCATGA
- a CDS encoding P-loop NTPase, translating to MMRIPDVLQDEALRRVSRAKRLLMVASGKGGVGKSLISMALASTLSEMGRKVGLLDLDVHGPSIPQIFRSELLIKATRHGLEPLRIDGLELMSLGYIVGDSPVPLRGEDKMSLLKMMIALTNWSPLDYLVVDLPPGTGDEMTLAIRALKKHPRSGTVLITLPSRLSLSVVKRALDLLRDEGVRVLGIIENMAYIRCGEDVVRPFGSLDYSSLGTEVLGSLPLDPAVEEALASGRPLHKASREVMESISAIASKIEVMM from the coding sequence ATGATGCGGATCCCCGATGTACTACAGGACGAGGCCCTTAGGAGGGTCTCAAGGGCGAAGAGGCTTCTCATGGTGGCCTCAGGAAAAGGAGGCGTTGGTAAGAGCCTTATATCCATGGCACTCGCCTCCACTCTGTCGGAGATGGGGAGGAAGGTGGGCCTGCTGGATTTGGACGTGCACGGGCCCTCGATTCCCCAAATATTCCGATCCGAGCTCCTCATTAAGGCGACGAGGCATGGGCTCGAGCCCCTGAGGATAGATGGACTCGAGCTCATGTCACTGGGCTACATAGTTGGGGACTCTCCCGTCCCGCTCAGGGGCGAGGACAAGATGTCTCTCCTGAAGATGATGATAGCCCTGACCAATTGGAGCCCCCTGGACTATTTAGTGGTCGATCTACCTCCGGGAACCGGGGATGAAATGACACTGGCGATCAGAGCCCTCAAGAAGCATCCTAGGTCTGGCACGGTCCTCATCACGCTTCCCTCGAGGCTCTCGCTCTCCGTCGTCAAACGGGCTCTGGACCTGCTGAGGGACGAGGGCGTGAGGGTCTTGGGGATAATAGAAAATATGGCCTACATCAGATGCGGTGAGGACGTTGTGAGGCCCTTCGGTTCCTTAGACTACTCCTCACTCGGTACTGAGGTGTTGGGAAGTCTCCCCTTGGATCCAGCTGTTGAGGAAGCGCTTGCCTCAGGAAGACCACTGCACAAGGCCTCTAGGGAGGTAATGGAGTCCATCTCGGCTATAGCCTCGAAGATAGAGGTGATGATGTGA
- a CDS encoding HypC/HybG/HupF family hydrogenase formation chaperone, producing the protein MCLGIPGKVVEIRERTAIVDFGGVLREVDATLEEVNPGDYVIVHVGVIISRMDPETARETIEAWEEMIKALEGSQ; encoded by the coding sequence ATGTGCTTGGGAATACCGGGGAAGGTGGTTGAGATCAGGGAGAGGACCGCCATAGTGGACTTCGGCGGGGTGCTCAGGGAGGTAGACGCGACTCTAGAGGAGGTGAATCCGGGAGACTATGTGATAGTCCACGTGGGAGTGATAATCTCGAGGATGGATCCCGAAACGGCTAGGGAGACGATAGAAGCTTGGGAAGAGATGATAAAGGCGCTAGAGGGATCCCAGTGA